The following is a genomic window from Hyphomicrobiales bacterium.
GGTTTGCGCCCGGCCGCTGCCCGCCCGCGCCGGTCTGGTTGACCGTGCAGGCAAAGGCCGAATGGAAACGCGCGGCGCCGCAGCTCCACGGTCGCAAATTATTGTCAGCCGACACTTTGGCGACGCTCGAAAGCTACTGCGTCGCGGTCGGTATTGTTCGCGAATGCGAAGAAATCATGGGCCGTGACGGTCGCATGATCGATGGTGAGGACGGCCCGAAGCCACATCCCGCCTTCAAGATGCAATCCGCAGCTATGCGTGAGGCTCGCCTTCTGGCCGCCGAGCTGGGGCTGACGCCGCACCGACGCGGCGTGAAGGGTAAGGACGAAGGAAACAAGAACGATGGCTGGGACGCCGATCTTCTCGCCTGATCCGGCGCTGTATAAAGATCCGACAGGACGCGCCGACAGGATTTGCCGCTTCGTGCGGCGGCTACGTCTATGGGAAGGCGACTTTGCCGGTCACCCTTTCCACCTTCATGGCTTTCAGGAAGCCATTGTCCGCCGCATCTATGGGCCGAGCACCGACGACGGTGCGCGCCTGGTGCGCATGGCCTGCATCTGGATTCCACGCGGCAACGCGAAGACGACGCTCGCCGCCGCGCTCGGGCTGGCGCACTTCCTCGGGCCGGAAGCGGAGGCAGGTGGACAGGTGGTCATGGCCGCAGCCGATCGAGAGAATGCCGGCATCGCCTTCAACTCGGCGCATCAGTTCGTCTTGCAGGATGACACGCTCGCCGGCCGCGTCCGTGCTGTCGAGAGCCGGAAGTCACTGGGGCATCCGAAGACGAAAAGCACGCTGAAAGCCATTTCCTCTGAAGCCTATTCGAAGCACGGCCTCAACGTGTCGTTCTTTCTCGCCGACGAAATCCACGCTTGGCCGACCGGCGAAGGACGAAAGCTCTTCAAGACCGTCACCGATTCGATGGTGAAGCGCTCGCACCCGCTCACCGTGATCATCTCGACGGCCGGCGACGGCCAGGGCGGGCTTGCATGGGACTTGTGGCAGTATTCGCACAAGGTGGCCTTGGGTGAGATCGAAGACCCGACCTTCGCGCCGATCATCTTCGCCGCGCCGCCCGAAGCCGACTGGCGGGACGAAACAGCCTGGCACATGGCGAACCCCGCTATCGCTGCCGGCTTCTGCTCGCTCGAGGAGCTGCGGATCAAGGCGCGCCGGATCGAGCACTTCCCGGCCGAGATCGCCGACTTCCGTCGCTTCCATCTCGACCAATGGCAGGAAGGCGCGGCGCAACCGTGGCTCGTGCTTGAAGTTTATGACGCGGCCGAGACCATGACGCCTCTCGCCGACCTTGAAGGCCGGTCGTGTTGGGTTGGTGTGGACTTATCAAGCGTCGAAGACCTCACCGCGGTTGTCGCTATCTTCCCCGTTGAGGGCGAGGGGGAGGGGCGGCGCTATGACGTGCTGCCCATGTTCTTCCTGCCTGAGGCCGGTCTGACGAAGAAAGCTGAGAACGATCGCGCCGACTATCTGCGCTGGAAACAGGCCGGTTTTCTCACTGTCACGGAAGGCAACGTCGTCGATCATGCTGCGATCGTCGAGCATATTGTTGCGCTGGGCGAGCGGTACGGTGTCCAGGAGATTGCGATCGACCGTTGGAACTCGACGGCGGTGAATACGGCTCTCCAGGACGAAGGTTTCACCATCAACCAATTCGGTCAGGGTTTCGCCTCGATGGCGGCGCCCGTGAAAGAGCTGAAGCGCGCGATCCTGTCGGGACACTTCCGTCATGGCGGCAATCCGCTCTTGCGCATGTGCTTCGGCAACGTCGTCGCCGAGAAGGACGCGGCCGAGAACGAGAAATTCACAAAGGAAAAGGCGCGGGGCCGGATTGATGGCGCAGTGGCGGCGGCGATGGCGGTTGGCCGCATCTTGGCCAACGAAAGCGGCCCTTCGCCCTACGAGACGCTACGGCCTGAGGGCTTCCTATTCATTTGATGGAGCGAGAGAGATGAATGACATTACAATCCTGGGCTTGAACCGGGTGACCAATCCCAAGGCCAACAGAGGCGGCAGCACTGTTCTCGCGTTCTTCGATTGCCGGACGAATGGTTTCTTGCTCCAGGGATGCGCGTTTGTCCGCACACCGCGTCACGGCCTCACGGTATGGCCACCAAAGGTCGATGGGCCGGAGAGCACGCGACGGAGCATCACCTTCACGGACGAGCGATTGCGACAGGAGTTGGTGCGATCGGCGCAAGCCGCGTATCGCGTCCTCGGGGGGACTGACGGCGAGTGGATGCCACACGATCCAGCAACCAGAGAGCGCCGCGCCGTGAACTATGCCGCTGCCGCGATGCGCATCAGCAACCGTGAGCAGGAAATGAGCCGCGACGGTTCTGGAGATGATGAAGGCGTTCAGCGCTTTTTGGGTGTCACGGTCACTTAAGGGTGGTGACAACGCATTGAAACACGCGACTTCAAATAATACGCAGATTGCGGTTATATCAACATTTGTTGGCGCCAATCTCAGGGAGGGTGAGATGAGCATATTCAAGGTGATGGTAGAGGTTGATGGTCGCAATATTCAATGCACTGTAAAAGAAGGCGTTCTTGCGACAATTGAAACCGGAACACATGATAACAAAGTAAGAACACCCGAGTGCCGTATAGCTCTTATAGTTGGACGGGGTGACGAGGAACCTACAGCTTGGGTGCAGATCTCGAAGTACACGGCAACAAATTCACTCGAAGTACACGCGGAGGGATGGATAGCGGCAGGCGGCCCGGGGCTTAGCACCCTTTCGTCTGGCGCTGTCCTCGTTGGCGCGCTTACAGAGGCCGAGGGAGTTGAGCTTCAATCGGTCGCGGAAGGAAAGTTTGGCACTCTCGCCTGCTGCACTGCCTACGGTAACGGTTGTTATGTGCGATGCTGTGGAGGCTGCTGCTCCGATTCGACGCGTTGTCCTAACGCTAGCTGCTGTCCTTAGACAGTATGCGTCACGGAACCAGCGCCGTCTGGTTCCGTGATGGTTCCGTCGAACTACGACGAGAAATACCCGCCGAAGCGGGATCACTCTAAGTATTTGACTTCTATGAGAAAATTGGAGCGGGCGAAGGGATTCGAACCCTCGACCCCAACCTTGGCAAGGTTGTGCTCTACCCCTGAGCTACACCCGCATCCACCCGGCGGCCACTGCTGCGGCGCCGATGGCTGCTTCATGCCGCAAAGCCGGATGGAATGCAAGAGGCTATCGCAGAGATTTCTGAAGATGGTGATTTGTCCCCAGGGAAGCCTTGCGACGAGACCCGCGGGGCTGGAAACTCACCGGCTGGCATCGAAAAGCGCGTCCCTTATGGCGTGCCAGCTTGCCGCGTCGGGCGCGCAGATCAGTCCGCCGCC
Proteins encoded in this region:
- a CDS encoding conserved hypothetical protein (Evidence 4 : Unknown function but conserved in other organisms) — translated: MKGRKPKLAVIDGGFAPGRCPPAPVWLTVQAKAEWKRAAPQLHGRKLLSADTLATLESYCVAVGIVRECEEIMGRDGRMIDGEDGPKPHPAFKMQSAAMREARLLAAELGLTPHRRGVKGKDEGNKNDGWDADLLA
- a CDS encoding Terminase, which codes for MAGTPIFSPDPALYKDPTGRADRICRFVRRLRLWEGDFAGHPFHLHGFQEAIVRRIYGPSTDDGARLVRMACIWIPRGNAKTTLAAALGLAHFLGPEAEAGGQVVMAAADRENAGIAFNSAHQFVLQDDTLAGRVRAVESRKSLGHPKTKSTLKAISSEAYSKHGLNVSFFLADEIHAWPTGEGRKLFKTVTDSMVKRSHPLTVIISTAGDGQGGLAWDLWQYSHKVALGEIEDPTFAPIIFAAPPEADWRDETAWHMANPAIAAGFCSLEELRIKARRIEHFPAEIADFRRFHLDQWQEGAAQPWLVLEVYDAAETMTPLADLEGRSCWVGVDLSSVEDLTAVVAIFPVEGEGEGRRYDVLPMFFLPEAGLTKKAENDRADYLRWKQAGFLTVTEGNVVDHAAIVEHIVALGERYGVQEIAIDRWNSTAVNTALQDEGFTINQFGQGFASMAAPVKELKRAILSGHFRHGGNPLLRMCFGNVVAEKDAAENEKFTKEKARGRIDGAVAAAMAVGRILANESGPSPYETLRPEGFLFI
- a CDS encoding hypothetical protein (Evidence 5 : Unknown function), whose translation is MNDITILGLNRVTNPKANRGGSTVLAFFDCRTNGFLLQGCAFVRTPRHGLTVWPPKVDGPESTRRSITFTDERLRQELVRSAQAAYRVLGGTDGEWMPHDPATRERRAVNYAAAAMRISNREQEMSRDGSGDDEGVQRFLGVTVT
- a CDS encoding hypothetical protein (Evidence 5 : Unknown function); protein product: MKAFSAFWVSRSLKGGDNALKHATSNNTQIAVISTFVGANLREGEMSIFKVMVEVDGRNIQCTVKEGVLATIETGTHDNKVRTPECRIALIVGRGDEEPTAWVQISKYTATNSLEVHAEGWIAAGGPGLSTLSSGAVLVGALTEAEGVELQSVAEGKFGTLACCTAYGNGCYVRCCGGCCSDSTRCPNASCCP
- a CDS encoding hypothetical protein (Evidence 5 : Unknown function) encodes the protein MCSGFNCRKNAFFYSALNIATINLYHHLEYAHLTLPEIGANKC